In a genomic window of Sediminispirochaeta bajacaliforniensis DSM 16054:
- the pepF gene encoding oligoendopeptidase F, producing the protein MSSEQRNTIPERSAIPETDQWDLSSLFSDQKGWDDAYAKLEAGLSTLQSFKGSLGTGPEQLKRYLDTITELELLDERLGYWAHLRTCEDAGNSGHQERFSRYMALATRFAAETSFFTPELLTIDQEKISAWLELDDFADYKIALEKILRFREHTLSEPEERLLAMQAEVRQTPSRAFSNLCDVDFDFGTIETEQGEKPLSQSTFGSFLIDPDRTIREQAYRQFYSVYNQHKNTLATLYEGSIQQDIYLARVKGYGSAREKALFPDQVPEAVYDNLLATVRENLPLLHRYYALKRKALGLRELAHWDVYTPIIGNIKTDYPYERAVETVTHALSPLGEEYCTTIKKGLLGGWVDRYENRGKRSGAFSAGSYAGDPYILLNYKREVLRDLFIIAHEGGHSMHSWYSAANNPFAHYQYTIFEAEVASTFNEQLLAHYLTEHAENSQMVGYIAAKQADDIVATLFRQTMFAEFEFLVHQRVESGKPLSLDQFRHIYRGLLSDYFGPDFVFIEESDLEGLRIPHFYRAFYVYKYATGLAASMALSDMVLSGGETERKRYLSFLKSGGRYYPIESLQNAGVDMASPEPVRQALSRFQVILERLEKQV; encoded by the coding sequence ATGAGCAGTGAACAACGCAATACGATACCAGAGCGGTCCGCGATACCTGAGACCGACCAGTGGGATCTCTCTTCCCTTTTCTCGGACCAGAAGGGCTGGGATGATGCCTATGCAAAATTGGAAGCAGGGCTCTCCACCCTGCAATCTTTTAAGGGAAGCCTCGGAACGGGCCCGGAACAACTGAAGCGCTACCTCGATACCATCACCGAGCTCGAGCTTCTTGACGAACGGCTTGGCTACTGGGCCCATCTGAGGACCTGCGAAGATGCGGGAAACAGCGGACATCAGGAGCGCTTTTCCCGTTACATGGCCCTGGCAACCCGATTTGCTGCGGAAACAAGCTTTTTTACGCCTGAGCTGCTGACAATCGATCAGGAAAAGATCTCCGCCTGGCTTGAGCTCGATGATTTTGCCGATTATAAAATCGCCCTTGAAAAGATTCTTCGATTTCGGGAACATACCCTCTCGGAGCCGGAAGAGCGGCTGCTTGCAATGCAGGCCGAGGTCCGGCAGACCCCTAGCCGGGCCTTCTCCAACCTCTGTGATGTCGACTTCGATTTCGGAACTATAGAAACCGAGCAAGGGGAAAAACCTCTCAGCCAATCCACCTTTGGTTCATTTCTTATAGACCCCGACAGAACAATCAGGGAACAGGCCTATCGTCAGTTCTATTCGGTATATAATCAGCATAAAAACACACTGGCAACCCTCTATGAAGGCAGCATTCAGCAAGACATCTATCTTGCCAGGGTGAAAGGCTACGGTTCGGCCAGGGAAAAGGCTTTATTTCCCGACCAGGTACCCGAAGCGGTCTACGATAATTTGCTTGCAACGGTCAGAGAAAACCTTCCCCTCCTCCACCGCTATTACGCGCTCAAAAGAAAGGCCCTGGGCCTCCGGGAATTGGCCCACTGGGATGTCTATACCCCGATCATCGGCAATATCAAAACGGATTACCCCTATGAAAGGGCCGTCGAGACCGTTACACATGCCCTTAGTCCCCTTGGCGAGGAGTATTGCACCACCATTAAAAAGGGACTTCTCGGGGGATGGGTCGACCGCTATGAGAATAGAGGAAAGCGCTCTGGGGCCTTTTCCGCCGGGTCATATGCGGGAGATCCCTATATCCTTCTCAATTACAAACGGGAGGTGCTTAGGGACCTCTTCATCATAGCCCATGAGGGAGGGCATTCCATGCACTCCTGGTATTCGGCGGCCAACAATCCCTTCGCTCACTATCAATACACCATCTTCGAAGCAGAGGTGGCATCAACCTTTAACGAGCAGCTCTTGGCCCACTACCTGACCGAGCATGCAGAAAACAGTCAGATGGTTGGTTACATAGCGGCAAAACAAGCGGACGACATAGTAGCCACCCTCTTTCGGCAAACCATGTTCGCTGAATTCGAATTTTTGGTGCATCAGCGGGTGGAAAGCGGAAAGCCGCTAAGCCTCGACCAATTTCGGCATATATACCGAGGGCTCTTGAGCGACTATTTCGGTCCGGACTTCGTCTTCATCGAGGAAAGCGACCTTGAAGGGCTCCGCATCCCACACTTCTATCGGGCCTTCTACGTTTACAAGTACGCCACTGGGCTTGCTGCATCAATGGCCCTCTCCGATATGGTCTTGTCGGGCGGGGAAACAGAACGGAAGCGCTACCTCTCCTTTCTGAAAAGCGGCGGGCGCTATTATCCAATCGAATCGCTTCAAAATGCAGGGGTGGACATGGCATCCCCCGAACCGGTACGCCAAGCCTTGAGTCGCTTTCAAGTAATCCTCGAGCGTCTCGAAAAGCAGGTGTAA
- a CDS encoding BMP family protein, translating into MRKISAFLAILLSGGILFAGGTQEASGEKSKPADYKIVLILPGPINDQSWNATNYAGLVACNKELGTNMEYIENVPAGDYESTFRNYAEREYDLIMAAGTQFDEAANKIAPMYPNTTFCVVNGLMAKSENAAPIFPKEYEASYLAGIIAGYLTETGKIATVGGFPNKAMIDLLDVYEATAKQYAQEKRGKSIEAVRAYANSWSDLALGKQMAETMIDNGADVLFFYANQVGLGAIQAAKEKGAMFIGFSSNQNDVAPDTVLASIGFDFATFYKWAVGNYLAGKLEGGKVNKAGLAEGIFVPYYGKSIPKEIKTAVDDATKAAIAGNVDFESMFSGSF; encoded by the coding sequence ATGAGAAAAATTAGTGCCTTTTTAGCCATCCTCCTTTCGGGGGGGATATTGTTTGCAGGGGGGACCCAGGAGGCTTCGGGGGAAAAAAGCAAGCCCGCCGACTACAAAATCGTCCTGATACTTCCCGGTCCCATTAACGATCAAAGTTGGAATGCGACAAACTATGCGGGGCTTGTCGCCTGTAACAAAGAGCTGGGCACCAATATGGAATACATCGAAAATGTCCCTGCCGGTGATTACGAATCGACGTTCAGAAACTATGCCGAACGGGAATACGACCTCATTATGGCCGCAGGTACCCAATTCGACGAGGCTGCCAATAAAATCGCTCCCATGTATCCAAACACAACCTTTTGTGTCGTGAATGGTTTAATGGCAAAATCGGAAAACGCTGCTCCTATTTTTCCCAAAGAATACGAGGCAAGCTATCTTGCTGGTATCATTGCCGGTTATCTTACCGAAACGGGAAAGATTGCAACGGTCGGCGGTTTCCCAAACAAAGCCATGATAGACTTGCTCGATGTATACGAAGCCACGGCAAAGCAGTATGCTCAGGAAAAGCGGGGAAAGAGCATCGAAGCGGTACGAGCGTATGCAAACTCCTGGAGTGACCTTGCTCTTGGAAAGCAGATGGCCGAAACGATGATCGACAACGGCGCCGATGTTCTTTTCTTCTATGCAAACCAAGTAGGTCTCGGCGCCATTCAGGCGGCAAAAGAAAAGGGAGCCATGTTCATCGGATTCTCCAGCAACCAGAACGATGTTGCACCTGATACCGTTCTGGCAAGTATCGGATTTGATTTCGCCACTTTCTACAAATGGGCCGTTGGAAACTATCTGGCCGGAAAACTTGAAGGCGGTAAGGTAAACAAAGCAGGATTGGCCGAAGGCATTTTTGTTCCCTATTATGGGAAAAGTATCCCGAAGGAAATAAAAACGGCAGTGGACGATGCCACAAAAGCCGCAATAGCAGGGAACGTCGACTTTGAATCGATGTTCTCCGGTTCATTTTAG
- a CDS encoding ABC transporter substrate-binding protein encodes MKAKWVAVLMLVLVSFSLYAAGSQETSKDENVLVVVNWKDYGSNSEEVIRHFEESYGCKIVHEYMASEEELLTKLRTGGMGKFDVVLPNASVLPMAINEGLIEAIDTSKLDNYDDVFAKFRQLPENSKNGKLYAVPWVWGSTAIAYNSDMIQEKVDTISVLWDQNYAGKIAFRDDYNDAVMTAAIILGQDPNHPSDLEAIKAKLIAQKPLNRTYWKTGDEFSKLFANKQIAVGMMWSGQAAAMKLNGEPIEYVIPKEGAIGWVDNWAIVKDAPHKDMAYAFINYMIGEAFQKAWVTSGGPAPVNQRVAEELDPQFVKENNLGEDAINKLFFIAYRDNSTKTEWNELWQEVKAK; translated from the coding sequence ATGAAAGCAAAATGGGTTGCCGTATTGATGTTGGTGTTGGTTTCTTTTTCGCTTTATGCCGCAGGAAGCCAGGAGACATCAAAAGATGAAAATGTTCTTGTCGTCGTGAACTGGAAGGATTACGGATCCAACAGTGAAGAGGTTATTCGGCATTTTGAAGAGTCCTATGGTTGTAAAATCGTACACGAATATATGGCATCAGAAGAAGAACTCCTTACAAAACTTCGAACAGGGGGAATGGGAAAATTCGATGTGGTTCTGCCAAACGCCTCGGTCCTTCCCATGGCGATCAACGAAGGGCTCATCGAAGCGATAGACACATCAAAACTGGACAACTATGACGATGTGTTTGCAAAGTTCAGACAACTCCCTGAGAATTCCAAAAACGGGAAGCTCTATGCGGTTCCTTGGGTATGGGGTTCTACGGCCATTGCCTACAACAGCGATATGATACAGGAAAAGGTTGATACCATCTCGGTGCTCTGGGACCAGAATTACGCAGGAAAGATTGCCTTTCGGGACGATTACAACGATGCTGTCATGACTGCCGCAATCATCCTCGGCCAGGACCCAAATCATCCCTCCGACTTAGAGGCGATCAAGGCAAAACTTATCGCACAAAAGCCCCTGAACAGAACATACTGGAAGACGGGTGATGAATTCTCAAAGCTCTTTGCAAACAAGCAGATCGCCGTCGGCATGATGTGGAGCGGTCAGGCAGCTGCCATGAAGCTCAACGGAGAACCTATCGAATACGTGATTCCCAAAGAAGGGGCCATCGGCTGGGTCGACAACTGGGCGATCGTGAAAGATGCCCCCCACAAGGATATGGCCTATGCATTCATCAACTACATGATCGGAGAGGCGTTTCAGAAGGCATGGGTTACCAGCGGAGGCCCGGCACCTGTCAATCAGCGAGTTGCAGAGGAGTTGGATCCGCAGTTTGTGAAGGAGAACAATCTTGGAGAAGATGCGATCAATAAGCTCTTCTTCATCGCCTACCGGGACAACAGCACAAAGACCGAGTGGAATGAGCTGTGGCAGGAGGTCAAGGCCAAGTAA
- a CDS encoding ABC transporter ATP-binding protein: MDTPFVELRGISKYFAKVVANNNVSFSIHKGEVLALLGENGAGKSTIMKILYGLYQAEEGEIFINGRKTDITSPRDAMGKKIGMIQQHFALVPPHTVTENIVMGSLHGILNIQDLRQRIVALAEHYGFDVDPDSYVKDLPVGLQQKVEILKALYQDVELLIMDEPTAVLTPQEADNLMQFVRQFVEKGNAAVFITHKMNEVMKVADRVVVMRNGAVLGDLEKNGTNEHELSSLMVGKEIFPLENRRRSHSGTGFEVDGLTVTDHRRHRALDNIGFTIGKGEILGIAGVSGNGQQELGDAIIGALAADSGDIRIDGESICHLTVRERIKKGIGYVHADRHAVGLVLDMSLGENMFLKSSFDRVAAKGIVIDRKRFNDYADKAISDYSIKTSGREEQMKGLSGGNQQKVVVAREVDIGRKLIIFDQPTRGLDLGAIDYVHKTILAERDKGKSILLISTELSEIFALSDRIAVIYNGKLLKTMDRKDASIEEVGLLMAGITEEEQHEP, from the coding sequence ATGGATACACCATTTGTAGAGTTAAGAGGGATCAGCAAATATTTTGCAAAAGTGGTTGCCAACAATAATGTTTCTTTCTCGATTCATAAAGGGGAAGTCTTGGCACTGTTAGGTGAAAATGGTGCCGGAAAAAGCACGATAATGAAAATTCTCTATGGCCTTTATCAAGCAGAAGAGGGAGAAATTTTCATTAATGGTCGAAAAACGGATATAACGTCTCCACGCGATGCCATGGGGAAAAAAATCGGTATGATCCAGCAGCATTTTGCACTTGTACCTCCCCATACCGTTACGGAAAACATCGTAATGGGAAGTCTTCACGGGATCCTTAATATCCAGGACTTACGGCAGCGCATTGTCGCCCTTGCCGAACATTACGGCTTTGATGTCGATCCCGACAGCTATGTAAAGGACCTTCCGGTCGGGCTGCAACAAAAAGTCGAAATCCTAAAGGCCCTCTATCAGGATGTTGAGCTCCTGATTATGGATGAACCCACGGCGGTTTTGACACCCCAGGAAGCCGATAATCTAATGCAGTTTGTAAGGCAGTTTGTGGAAAAGGGGAATGCCGCCGTATTTATCACCCATAAAATGAACGAAGTCATGAAAGTAGCAGACAGGGTCGTTGTCATGCGTAATGGAGCGGTGCTGGGGGATTTGGAAAAGAACGGTACCAATGAGCATGAACTGTCGTCACTCATGGTTGGGAAGGAAATTTTTCCTTTGGAAAACCGCAGACGCTCACACTCGGGCACTGGTTTTGAGGTGGATGGGCTTACAGTCACAGATCATCGAAGACACAGGGCTCTGGACAATATCGGTTTTACCATCGGAAAAGGTGAAATTCTGGGCATCGCAGGAGTGAGCGGAAACGGCCAACAAGAGCTCGGAGATGCCATCATCGGCGCATTGGCTGCGGACTCGGGTGATATCAGGATCGACGGAGAGAGTATCTGCCATCTTACCGTGCGGGAACGAATAAAGAAAGGGATTGGATACGTACATGCAGACAGGCATGCCGTCGGTCTTGTTCTGGATATGTCCTTAGGGGAGAATATGTTCCTCAAAAGCAGCTTTGACAGGGTCGCGGCCAAAGGTATCGTTATCGATCGGAAAAGATTTAACGACTATGCCGACAAAGCAATCAGCGATTATTCAATAAAAACGTCAGGTCGGGAAGAGCAGATGAAGGGACTTTCCGGCGGAAATCAGCAGAAGGTGGTTGTTGCACGGGAGGTCGATATCGGCAGAAAGCTTATCATCTTCGATCAACCGACACGGGGACTCGATCTTGGTGCAATCGATTATGTGCATAAGACGATTCTTGCAGAACGGGACAAGGGAAAGAGTATTCTACTGATTTCGACGGAGTTGTCGGAAATCTTCGCCCTTTCCGACAGAATAGCTGTCATCTACAATGGGAAGCTGCTGAAAACCATGGACCGAAAGGATGCCTCAATCGAGGAAGTGGGGCTGCTTATGGCCGGTATCACAGAGGAGGAACAACATGAACCCTAA
- a CDS encoding DNA-deoxyinosine glycosylase, translating into MHHEIRLDDIASGKIVAKGFPPIIGDTPRVLILGSMPSLESLRTNRYYGNPRNHFWPLIFAIYGEVLPDSYDSRTAFLREHHIALWDVLASCRRKGSLDSAIREEAYNDLLGLLFSCPTITSVCFNGRKAETSWLRYSKLKGVAAERLRPLHYLVLPSSSPIPTGLMKSMEDKLPRWSQLRLLSSSAP; encoded by the coding sequence ATGCACCATGAGATCCGACTGGATGACATTGCGAGCGGTAAGATTGTCGCCAAGGGGTTTCCCCCGATCATCGGCGATACGCCCAGAGTTCTCATCCTGGGGAGTATGCCGAGCCTTGAAAGTCTGCGAACGAACCGCTACTACGGAAATCCCCGGAACCATTTCTGGCCTCTGATCTTTGCAATCTACGGCGAAGTGCTTCCCGATTCATATGATTCACGGACAGCCTTCCTCAGGGAGCATCATATCGCCCTTTGGGATGTGCTTGCCTCGTGCCGGCGAAAGGGAAGTCTTGATTCGGCTATTCGGGAAGAGGCGTACAATGATCTGCTTGGCCTGCTGTTCAGCTGTCCAACCATTACAAGCGTCTGCTTCAACGGACGAAAGGCCGAAACAAGTTGGCTCCGCTATAGCAAACTGAAAGGCGTAGCTGCGGAAAGGCTTCGACCGCTGCACTATCTTGTACTCCCTTCATCAAGCCCCATTCCGACGGGCTTGATGAAGAGCATGGAGGATAAACTGCCGCGCTGGTCGCAGCTACGGCTCTTGTCCTCTTCCGCACCCTGA
- a CDS encoding DHH family phosphoesterase encodes MPIGSIPDPFLLVFQSFDEFLIIGHEDPDGDCLGSQIALASFLNRSGKRARALSSGPFRRAEINDLADRVADHVPPMEKGSKRAAVIVDCSSIDRIGYLAKEISGLPTLVLDHHASGGDPVGSAASCIDPGAPSVTYLTLLLIEGLGGIPTSEEARLLLFGLATDTGFFRHVTHGGEEIFSVASRLCRYGAVPKDAYQTMYGNRSLVSKKLIGRVLDRAQPHIGGKVLTSYLTVDDEKELGFGERDSDTIYGQLQAVAGVDAVLFFRDEEPGEISVGLRSNLVLDVGAVAQQFGGGGHKHAASFRSKEQRDQLERKLLSVIETMYS; translated from the coding sequence ATGCCGATAGGATCCATACCGGACCCTTTCCTCTTGGTTTTCCAAAGTTTTGACGAATTTCTGATTATCGGTCATGAAGATCCGGATGGGGATTGTCTCGGAAGTCAGATTGCTTTGGCATCATTTTTGAATAGATCGGGGAAACGGGCCAGGGCCCTCTCATCGGGCCCTTTTCGAAGGGCAGAAATCAACGACCTTGCAGATAGGGTTGCCGATCATGTGCCGCCAATGGAAAAAGGTTCGAAACGGGCAGCCGTAATCGTTGATTGTTCAAGCATCGACAGGATCGGCTATCTTGCAAAAGAGATCTCGGGACTGCCGACCTTGGTCCTTGATCACCATGCCTCCGGTGGTGATCCGGTAGGTAGCGCTGCATCCTGCATCGACCCGGGAGCTCCTTCGGTAACCTATTTGACACTTCTTCTGATTGAAGGGCTCGGGGGAATTCCCACTAGCGAGGAAGCCCGGCTGCTGCTTTTCGGCCTTGCAACCGATACCGGTTTCTTCAGACATGTAACACATGGCGGCGAGGAAATCTTCAGCGTCGCGTCCAGACTCTGCCGCTATGGAGCCGTTCCCAAGGATGCATATCAAACGATGTACGGGAACAGAAGCCTTGTTTCGAAGAAGTTGATAGGAAGAGTGCTTGACAGGGCTCAGCCTCATATCGGGGGCAAGGTTCTCACAAGCTACCTTACCGTCGACGATGAAAAGGAACTTGGCTTTGGTGAAAGAGATTCCGACACCATATACGGGCAACTTCAGGCCGTTGCCGGGGTTGATGCCGTTCTATTCTTCCGCGATGAGGAGCCCGGGGAAATCTCCGTCGGACTTCGATCGAATCTTGTGCTGGATGTCGGTGCAGTCGCCCAGCAGTTCGGCGGAGGGGGCCACAAGCATGCGGCAAGTTTTCGCAGTAAAGAACAAAGGGATCAGCTGGAACGTAAGCTTTTGTCAGTTATCGAAACAATGTATTCTTAA
- a CDS encoding ABC transporter permease: MNPKMRDLIVSSFLSVFLGLFVSGLLMLFLGANPFSVYGRLFSFLVRDGYTFADIFVKATPLIFTALAFAFTFKANLYNIGAQGQFYIGALTSVAASLLIGPRLPGIFSLVLILIVTALAGGIWGGFVGFVKARFNANDFLVSMMSVYVALALMNYLLRTVLIETKHEYPQTNPIADTLFIPTIIPGTRLHAGFIIAILVAIFCWWFLYKTTIGFRIRVVGLNPVAAGYAGIESGRIYIIAFLISGALAGMAGFTEVNGVQHMLVQDFNTTIGSEGIGIAILANAHPIGIIFGAILFGALKVGGSILGQTSGIPSSIIGIMEGFVMIFVLLSFWVRKKLELRRDIAKLKTGVNR, from the coding sequence ATGAACCCTAAAATGCGAGATCTGATCGTATCTTCCTTCCTTTCTGTTTTCCTCGGACTATTTGTAAGCGGGCTGCTCATGCTTTTCCTAGGGGCAAATCCATTCTCAGTCTACGGACGCCTTTTTTCGTTTCTGGTACGGGACGGATATACCTTCGCCGATATCTTTGTAAAAGCTACTCCTCTTATTTTCACTGCTCTTGCCTTCGCCTTTACCTTTAAGGCAAACCTCTACAATATTGGGGCCCAGGGACAATTTTATATAGGAGCCCTTACATCGGTTGCCGCTTCACTGCTGATAGGGCCGAGGTTACCGGGGATTTTTTCTCTGGTTCTCATTCTTATCGTAACGGCTCTTGCGGGGGGCATATGGGGAGGCTTTGTCGGTTTTGTAAAAGCCCGATTTAATGCCAACGATTTTCTGGTCAGTATGATGTCCGTCTATGTCGCCCTTGCTTTGATGAACTATCTGCTCAGAACCGTACTGATAGAAACAAAGCATGAATATCCGCAGACAAACCCAATTGCGGATACACTTTTTATTCCGACAATCATCCCAGGAACAAGGCTTCATGCAGGTTTCATCATAGCAATCCTGGTCGCCATCTTCTGCTGGTGGTTTCTTTACAAAACAACGATAGGATTCCGGATCCGTGTTGTAGGATTGAATCCCGTAGCCGCCGGCTACGCAGGCATAGAATCAGGTAGGATTTATATCATTGCATTCCTCATAAGTGGCGCACTTGCAGGGATGGCCGGATTCACCGAGGTAAACGGGGTTCAGCATATGCTGGTGCAAGATTTTAATACCACGATAGGGTCGGAGGGAATCGGCATAGCCATTCTGGCAAACGCCCACCCAATCGGCATCATTTTCGGCGCAATCCTCTTCGGGGCCCTGAAGGTAGGAGGATCGATTCTCGGACAAACCTCCGGCATCCCTTCTAGTATCATTGGCATCATGGAAGGCTTCGTCATGATATTCGTCTTATTATCCTTCTGGGTAAGAAAGAAGCTGGAACTTCGTCGGGATATTGCAAAATTGAAAACCGGAGTAAACCGATGA
- the rdgB gene encoding RdgB/HAM1 family non-canonical purine NTP pyrophosphatase encodes MNIFVATNNMHKVRELSAILAGWQLKLPAEAGIRFEHEEIGSSFMENALGKAQALFTQLKKPVIADDSGLVVPALGGEPGIYSARYGSRPGEANMEAAERNNYLLQKMQGMQERRGFFVCCMALIVGEERIFTVQEIFPGEIAEAPSGEGGFGYDPIFFLPEYGKTAAQLSDDEKNRISHRGRAGVRMAAILDSLRNNT; translated from the coding sequence ATGAATATTTTTGTGGCAACCAATAATATGCACAAGGTAAGGGAACTTTCGGCTATCTTAGCCGGCTGGCAGCTCAAACTTCCGGCAGAGGCGGGAATTCGTTTTGAACACGAAGAGATCGGTTCAAGTTTTATGGAAAACGCACTGGGGAAGGCTCAAGCCCTTTTTACTCAGCTGAAAAAACCCGTTATTGCCGATGATTCGGGATTGGTGGTACCGGCCCTGGGAGGAGAACCCGGAATCTACTCGGCCAGATATGGAAGCCGTCCGGGAGAAGCGAACATGGAAGCCGCTGAGCGCAACAACTACCTCCTTCAGAAAATGCAAGGGATGCAGGAACGGCGCGGCTTTTTTGTCTGCTGCATGGCACTGATCGTTGGAGAGGAAAGGATTTTTACCGTTCAGGAAATTTTTCCGGGAGAGATAGCAGAAGCGCCTTCCGGTGAGGGAGGGTTTGGCTACGACCCGATCTTTTTCCTTCCCGAATACGGGAAAACGGCGGCACAGCTCTCCGACGATGAAAAGAACAGGATCAGTCATCGGGGCCGTGCAGGGGTGCGAATGGCCGCCATTTTGGATTCATTACGAAACAACACATAA
- a CDS encoding GntR family transcriptional regulator: MKTVSEKNSGIPLYLQLKQILKDAIFKVKYEDGGPLPSEPRLASLYDVTRQTIRRALSELVQEGLVREIRGQGSFVSIREVTHSIWDFNGFTDYVTSLGKKPTSIVLTHEIEHCGKVAK, from the coding sequence ATGAAAACAGTGTCAGAAAAAAACAGCGGGATACCATTATATCTGCAGTTGAAACAAATCCTGAAAGATGCGATCTTCAAGGTGAAGTATGAGGATGGTGGACCTCTGCCCTCTGAGCCGCGGCTTGCCTCCCTGTACGATGTGACCCGGCAAACGATACGGCGCGCTTTATCCGAATTAGTACAGGAAGGACTTGTAAGGGAAATTCGAGGGCAAGGCTCTTTTGTCAGCATTCGGGAGGTCACCCACAGCATCTGGGATTTCAACGGTTTTACCGATTATGTCACATCTCTTGGCAAAAAGCCGACATCAATCGTTCTCACTCATGAGATTGAACATTGTGGAAAGGTGGCAAAATGA
- a CDS encoding ABC transporter permease — MINIIARALLMSTPLLIGATAEVIAERAGVMIIAVEGIFLIGAWGGFVGVYTTGSYLTGFFLAALLGLCVALIYGWITIILKQHQIVTGTALNIFIAGIVAFFHRVIFGVPLLPLTIEPLEKLPIPLLSKIPVIGGLLFDQSILTYVAFLLALTAYFILFKTAAGLVIRSVGENPVAVDVVGISVEKVRMLVILIAGVLGGIAGSFYSVVYLGMYTEGIIGGRGWIAFAICFLGNWNPIGAIIGALIFGVAESIAIYMQSSGGGFLPNEVFIALPYILTIILTISRKQFNVPAKLGVSYIKEN; from the coding sequence ATGATCAACATCATAGCACGTGCACTTTTGATGAGTACCCCTCTTTTGATTGGTGCCACTGCCGAGGTTATCGCGGAACGCGCCGGGGTAATGATTATAGCTGTGGAGGGGATTTTTCTCATCGGAGCCTGGGGCGGCTTTGTCGGTGTCTACACAACAGGAAGCTATCTGACGGGCTTTTTTCTTGCGGCCCTTTTAGGTTTGTGCGTTGCACTTATCTACGGATGGATCACTATCATTCTCAAGCAGCATCAAATCGTAACGGGAACAGCGCTTAATATTTTCATAGCGGGAATCGTCGCTTTTTTTCATCGTGTCATTTTTGGGGTCCCATTGCTACCGCTGACTATTGAACCGCTGGAAAAGTTACCTATTCCGCTTTTGTCGAAAATACCGGTTATTGGAGGGCTTCTTTTCGACCAAAGCATACTCACCTATGTTGCCTTTCTTTTAGCCCTTACTGCCTATTTCATCTTATTTAAGACCGCGGCGGGATTGGTCATCCGCTCAGTCGGCGAGAATCCCGTTGCCGTTGATGTTGTAGGTATCAGTGTAGAAAAAGTACGTATGCTCGTCATCCTGATTGCCGGAGTGCTTGGCGGAATAGCAGGCTCCTTCTACTCTGTTGTCTATCTGGGAATGTATACCGAAGGTATTATAGGAGGACGGGGCTGGATTGCATTTGCCATCTGTTTCCTCGGAAACTGGAATCCCATCGGCGCAATTATAGGGGCACTTATCTTCGGTGTCGCCGAATCTATTGCAATTTATATGCAATCCTCCGGAGGAGGCTTTCTACCGAATGAGGTGTTCATCGCCCTTCCCTACATCCTGACGATCATACTTACCATAAGTCGAAAGCAATTCAACGTCCCTGCGAAACTCGGTGTCTCATACATCAAAGAAAACTAA